Proteins from one Podospora pseudoanserina strain CBS 124.78 chromosome 1, whole genome shotgun sequence genomic window:
- a CDS encoding hypothetical protein (EggNog:ENOG503P7D3): MSSSASRPVADQSNSTALAITTGARTIPTLPFGKQLAHSFTFNIFNLLWARPVSEDKPDMPSKKDTAAAAKPANGTATKRFELPALDLKFGALTDGTDIPPPLPSPIREEAVPTPPDTPKEAIKSNGNTTAAAAAAVAAAAPVPPIATTAGVKRPAEDNPASPTLSARPGSIRRLFSRGLLNSAYVEGEGVEASKRTSRPPSRGASSVADSRKVKRSSGWFSRFRSDKTPLSPPATDEKKPTGPPPPMIPELTELKSSDDAKDEDGFGSDLFKDIK, from the coding sequence ATGTCTAGTAGTGCGAGTCGCCCCGTAGCGGACCAATCCAATTCGACTGCCCTCGCCATTACCACTGGCGCTCGGACGATCCCAACCCTGCCATTCGGTAAACAACTTGCCCACTCGTTCACCTTTAACATATTCAACTTGCTCTGGGCGAGACCCGTCTCCGAAGACAAACCCGACATGCCGTCAAAGAAGGAcaccgccgctgctgcgAAGCCTGCGAATGGCACTGCAACCAAGCGCTTTGAGCTTCCAGCCCTCGACCTGAAGTTTGGCGCGCTGACCGACGGAACGGacatccctccacccctcccttcGCCGATACGAGAGGAGGCCGTCCCCACGCCGCCAGACACCCCGAAAGAGGCCATCAAGTCGAATGGCAACACAacggccgccgccgccgctgctgttgctgctgcggctcCTGTCCCACCCATCGCGACTACTGCCGGTGTAAAACGCCCGGCCGAAGACAATcccgcctccccaaccttGTCGGCGCGACCCGGAAGCATTCGCCGCCTCTTTAGCCGCGGGCTTTTGAACTCGGCCTatgtggagggagagggagtggaagCGAGCAAAAGGACATCGCGGCCTCCTAGCAGGGGTGCCAGCAGTGTGGCCGATTCTCGGAAAGTGAAGCGGTCGAGTGGCTGGTTTAGCAGATTCCGGAGCGACAAAACTCCACTTTCTCCGCCCGCGACAgacgagaagaagcccaCCGGGCCCCCGCCACCAATGATCCCGGAACTGACGGAGCTCAAGTCGAGCGACGACGCcaaggacgaggatggcttTGGCAGCGATCTGTTCAAGGACATCAAATAA
- the VPS34 gene encoding Phosphatidylinositol (PI) 3-kinase (EggNog:ENOG503NWH2; COG:G; BUSCO:EOG0926137U) codes for MEPFSFASSDSLDYPVRIRIINLEGEEAPVLFSTLLDNPNLRHIGSNQSPFSDLYVTVQVWAGSKPLTVPVQTSFKTFRAERRWGEWLELPVTYSVLPQNACLAITLWDLSPTGDGPYGHRIPFGGATLPLFDKDNQLHKGRQKCHVYRHLHADGHDDTTTPALVPRSRPKDGTPEDKDAAELDRMETLFKKHEMGEIPRVDWLDQLVFRGFERRGLQTARSSLKAKAIRQTEASRDDKSSAQNEKAKPEPSGYFLNVELSRFDFPVVFADYEYPAPPISSFQHLSSSQSNILLKPPPEVHFGPGISVDDDEGYEGRLIRVYDPEVGARDNPAESKHRRLVRSQHRNGILDKDLKPNAKVRDELNVIMSYSPTHTLSPEEKDLIWKFRYHLTRNKKALTKFVKSVNWLDHSESKQAVQVLGKWTDIDVDDALELLGPTFDNSAVRAFAVERLRKADDKELLLYLLQLVQALKYEHISTRPGHEVTHDSSLARFLISRAVHSLALGNYFWWYLMVECDDSSMDQGEETQMIYKKIAYDFMAELVKRPDGKETRKTLLRQAEWIAILSKISGEIKEANESIAKRVERVKHFLADPKNELVTIDPPLPLPLDPSIEICGVVPEDTVVFKSSLHPIKVAFKTTSGRKYPILFKTGDDLRQDQLVIQIITLMDNLLLKENLDLKLSPYKILATGTSAGLSQFVPSMTFQGIASKYRANPAQAYLKQNNPDAQGPFGMRKESLDTFVRSCAGYCVITYILGVGDRHLDNLLLAPDGHFFHADFGYILGRDPKPFAPAMKLSKEMVDCMGGSNSEYYRQFKQYCFLAYSALRKNSNLILNLFSLMVDANIPDIKLEPDKAVLKVKERFHLELSEEDAIRHLERIMDDNLNALVPVVIDKLHELVQAFRA; via the exons ATGGAGCCCTTCTCGTTTGCCAGCTCCGACTCGCTTGATTACCCCGTCAGGATTCGTAT CATAAACCTCGAAGGTGAAGAGGCACCTGTCTTATTTTCTACCCTCCTCGACAATCCCAACCTTCGACACATAGGATCCAACCAGAG CCCCTTTTCCGATCTCTATGTCACAGTACAGGTGTGGGCAGGTTCCAAGCCGTTGACTGTCCCTGTTCAGACATCTTTCAAGACCTTTCGAGCCGAGCGCAGATGGGGCGAGTGGCTCGAACTACCTGTCACATACTCAGTCTTACCCCAGAATGCCTGCCTTGCGATAACACTTTGGGACCTTTCCCCAACGGGAGACGGACCTTATGGTCACAGAATTCCTTTCGGGGGGGCTACATTGCCGCTGTTCGATAAGGATAACCAGCTACACAAGGGTCGCCAGAAATGTCACGTCTATAGACATCTTCACGCGGACGGACACGACGACACTACAACCCCCGCTCTAGTCCCTAGGTCACGACCCAAAGACGGAACACCCGAGGACAAGGATGCCGCCGAGTTGGATCGTATGGAGACGCTATTCAAGAAGCATGAAATGGGCGAGATTCCCCGCGTGGATTGGCTGGACCAGCTTGTCTTTCGTGGATTCGAGAGGCGCGGCCTTCAGACGGCCAGGTCATCTCTCAAGGCCAAAGCCATCAGGCAAACAGAGGCTTCTCGGGATGACAAGTCCAGTGCGCAGAACGAGAAAGCGAAGCCAGAACCATCTGGGTACTTTCTGAACGTAGAGCTATCAAGATTCGACTTCCCTGTGGTCTTTGCTGACTATGAGTATCCGGCACCACCCATCTCTTCGTTCCAGCATCTTTCCTCGTCACAATCCAACATCCTACTCAAACCTCCACCAGAGGTCCATTTCGGCCCCGGTATCAgtgtcgacgacgacgagggctACGAAGGCCGGCTGATCAGGGTGTATGACCCCGAGGTCGGTGCAAGAGACAACCCCGCCGAGAGCAAGCATCGCAGATTGGTCCGCAGCCAGCATCGTAATGGGATTCTGGACAAGGACCTCAAGCCAAATGCCAAGGTGCGGGATGAGCTGAATGTGATCATGTCATACTCGCCAACCCACACGCTTTCGCCAGAGGAGAAGGACCTCATCTGGAAATTCCGCTATCACCTcacaagaaacaaaaaggcACTCACCAAGTTTGTCAAGTCGGTGAACTGGCTAGATCACTCCGAGTCGAAGCAGGCTGTTCAAGTCCTCGGGAAGTGGACGGACATTGATGTTGACGACGCCTTGGAGTTGCTTGGCCCGACGTTTGATAATTCGGCCGTGCGGGCATTTGCTGTTGAGCGATTGCGCAAAGCTGACGACAAGGAGTTACTTCTGTATCTGCTTCAGCTCGTCCAGGCGCTCAAATATGAACATATCTCGACACGGCCTGGCCATGAGGTCACACACGACTCGTCTTTGGCTCGATTCTTGATATCCCGGGCTGTTCACAGTCTTGCACTCGGCAACTACTTTTGGTGGTATCTCATGGTCGAGTGTGATGATAGTTCCATGGATCAGGGTGAGGAAACTCAGATGATTTACAAGAAGATTGCGTACGATTTCATGGCAGAGCTGGTGAAGCGTCCGGACGGGAAGGAGACCCGAAAGACGTTGCTGCGACAGGCTGAGTGGATTGCGATCCTCTCCAAGATTTCTGGGGAAATCAAGGAGGCGAACGAATCCATCGCGAAGAGGGTAGAGCGCGTCAAGCACTTCTTGGCCGACCCCAAAAACGAGCTGGTGACCATCGACCCACCACTTCCCCTGCCCCTGGATCCTTCGATAGAAATATGCGGCGTGGTTCCGGAAGACACAGTTGTCTTCAAGTCATCATTACATCCTATCAAAGTGGCCTTCAAGACCACCTCTGGTCGGAAATACCCTATCTTGTTCAAGACCGGCGATGACCTCCGTCAGGATCAGCTCGTTATCcagatcatcaccctcatGGATAACCTATTGCTGAAAGAGAACCTCGACCTGAAGCTCTCCCCTTACAAGATTTTGGCCACCGGTACGAGTGCCGGCCTGTCACAGTTTGTGCCATCCATGACCTTTCAGGGCATCGCCTCCAAATACCGCGCCAACCCGGCACAGGCCTACCTCAAGCAGAACAACCCCGACGCCCAAGGGCCATTCGGCATGCGCAAGGAGAGTCTGGATACATTTGTCCGGTCGTGCGCCGGCTACTGCGTGATCACTTACATCCTCGGCGTTGGTGACCGTCACCTCGACAACCTGCTGTTAGCTCCAGACGGCCACTTCTTCCACGCCGATTTTGGGTACATCCTCGGCCGCGACCCGAAACCTTTTGCGCCCGCGATGAAGCTTTCCAAGGAGATGGTCGACTGCATGGGCGGGTCCAACTCGGAGTATTACCGGCAGTTCAAGCAGTACTGCTTCTTGGCGTATAGCGCGCTGAGGAAGAACAGCAACTTGATTCTGAACTTGTTCAGTTTGATGGTCGACGCGAATATTCCCGACATCAAGCTGGAGCCGGATAAGGCGGTGCTGAAGGTTAAGGAGAGGTTTCACTTGGAACtgagcgaggaggatgcgatTAGACATTTGGAGAGGATCATGGACGACAACCTGAACGCGCTGGTGCCAGTGGTGATTGACAAGTTGCATGAGCTGGTGCAGGCTTTTAGGGCGTAG
- a CDS encoding hypothetical protein (COG:O; EggNog:ENOG503P1WC) encodes MALPKRIQKETERLMAEPVPGISAIPHEDNLRYFDVEIHGPSSSPYEGGVFKLELFLPDDYPMTPPKIRFLTKIFHPNVDKLGRICLDVLKNNWSPALQIRTILLSIQALLGAPNPDDPLAADVAKSWKEDEKAAIATAKQWTQQYAVPK; translated from the exons ATGGCTCTCCCCAAGAGAATTCAAAAAGAGACCGAGCGCCTCATGGCGGAGCC TGTCCCAGGCATCAGCGCCATTCCCCACGAAGACAACCTACGGTATTTTGACGTCGAGATCCATGGTCCTTCGTCTTCTCCATATGAGG GTGGCGTCTTCAAGCTTGAGCTCTTTCTCCCGGACGACTACCCCATGACACCCCCCAAGATTCGCTTCCTTACCAAGATCTTCCACCCCAACGTTGACAAGCTCGGTCGTATCTGCCTTGATGTGCTGAAGA ACAATTGGTCACCTGCTCTGCAAATCCGAACAATTCTCCTTTCGATTCAAGCCCTCCTCGGTGCCCCGAACCCCGACGATccgcttgctgctgatgttgcCAAGAGCTGGAAAGAGGACGAGAAAGCAGCTATTGCGACGGCGAAGCAGTGGACTCAGCAATACGCCGTCCCGAAATAG
- the ETR1 gene encoding mitochondrial 2-enoyl thioester reductase (COG:C; COG:K; EggNog:ENOG503NTWX), translated as MVAPRLTTKALRLPTSKLLRPALTTATPRAAPTLTQKRHLTGPYGYHQSKALTFSSFGEPIDVLSLHTHSISPTLPSGSVLVRTLAAPVNPADVNTIQGTYGSKPPFTTLLGTAQPSAVPGNEACFEVLSVGQGVKGLEKGDWVIPAKTGFGTFRTHALVEEAEGKLMRVEREGLTPVQVATVSVNPCSAYRMLKDYVDLVGLSMRWYREGKDVSGGAWFLQNGANSGVGRAAVQFGRLWGLRSINVVRERETPEETEKLKEELTGLGANVVLTEQEFLDRSFRDRLGELTKGGKEPLLLGMNCVGGKSASAVVKALSPKGCMVTYGGMSRQSFPFPTGPQIFKRLRFEGFWLSEWGKENPEGKKKMIEDILNLMREGKFKESPVQEVEWNWETEEKTLKEAVQGTLGGFRSGKGVFVFGET; from the coding sequence ATGGTAGCCCCCCGCCTAACAACCAAggccctccgcctccccaccagcaaACTCCTCCGTCCGGCTCTCACCACGGCCACTCCCCGAGCGGCCCCTACCCTCACCCAAAAACGCCACCTCACCGGCCCCTACGGCTACCACCAATCCAAagccctcaccttctcctcctttggcGAACCTATTGATGTCTTGTCGCTGCACACccactccatctcccccaccctcccctccggcTCCGTCTTGGTCCGCACCCTCGCAGCACCAGTAAACCCAGCAGACGTCAACACCATTCAGGGCACCTACGGCTCCAAgccccccttcaccaccctcctcggcaccgccCAACCGTCCGCAGTACCGGGGAATGAGGCCTGCTTCGAGGTCCTGTCTGTCGGGCAGGGAGTGAAGGgtctggagaagggggattGGGTTATCCCTGCCAAGACGGGGTTTGGAACCTTTAGGACTCATGCtttggttgaggaggcggaggggaaACTGATGAGGGtcgagagggagggtttgaCGCCCGTTCAGGTGGCGACGGTGTCGGTGAATCCGTGCAGTGCGTATCGGATGCTGAAGGACTATGTCGATCTGGTTGGTCTCAGCATGCGGTGGTATCGCGAGGGGAAAGACGTCTCCGGGGGGGCGTGGTTTCTCCAAAACGGGGCGAATTCTGGGGTGGGCAGGGCGGCGGTTCAgtttgggaggttgtgggggttgaggagtaTCAACGTCGTTCGGGAAAGGGAGACACCTGAAGAGacggagaagctcaaggaggagctCACCGGGTTGGGAGCCAATGTTGTTCTGACCGAGCAGGAGTTCTTGGACAGGAGTTTTAGGGATCGACTTGGGGAGCTGacaaagggggggaaggagccgttgttgttggggatgAACTGTGTTGGGGGGAAGTCGGCGAGTGCTGTGGTGAAGGCGCTGAGTCCGAAGGGGTGCATGGTTACGTATGGCGGGATGAGCAGACAAAGTTTCCCGTTCCCGACTGGGCCGCAGATCTtcaagaggttgaggtttgAAGGCTTTTGGTTGAGTGAGTGGGGTAAGGAGAACCcagagggcaagaagaagatgattgAGGATATTTTGAACTTGATGAGGGAGGGTAAGTTCAAGGAGAGCCCGGTGCAGGAGGTGGAGTGGAActgggagacggaggagaagacgCTCAAGGAGGCGGTTCAGGGGACCCTGGGCGGGTTTAGGAGTGGGAAgggtgtttttgtttttggggagaCGTAA